One genomic segment of Methanocorpusculum vombati includes these proteins:
- a CDS encoding energy-coupling factor ABC transporter ATP-binding protein — MSDYVLEFDDIWYSYPNRPPSLKGVSFAIERGKKVAVVGPNGAGKTTLLLMCNGTLVPEKGCVRVDGEEVVYDRAALRRVRSAVGLVFQNSDAQVFAPSVYADVAFGPANLRLPEEEVRARVADALFAVGLTGYERRPPHHLSGGERKRVAIAGILAMRPEILVADEPTASLDPATAVEIMDLLDELHEDGTTILLSTHDVELAYRWADEVILLGGGELLHQGTPAAVFTDRDLMRGARLTPPVLLDLYMELLRRGLVAGAVPPKGIPEMTQLIAGAAEGGVRSLGRVFLADTDGLTRERFAELCAECPGRRTGAMGTRAKRFCHDAGYLPDYTYGVVDKCLLSAMTGEDTLILTCGGMLDRVELRARVFAEESGVVVPVVRV, encoded by the coding sequence ATGAGCGATTATGTGTTAGAATTTGATGATATCTGGTATTCGTATCCGAACCGTCCTCCTTCTCTGAAGGGGGTTTCGTTTGCGATTGAGCGCGGGAAGAAGGTGGCTGTTGTCGGGCCGAATGGTGCCGGGAAGACGACGCTTCTTTTGATGTGTAACGGGACGCTGGTGCCGGAGAAGGGGTGTGTCCGTGTGGATGGGGAGGAGGTTGTGTATGACCGGGCGGCTCTCCGGCGGGTGAGGTCTGCGGTTGGTTTGGTGTTTCAGAATTCGGATGCGCAGGTGTTTGCGCCGAGTGTGTATGCGGATGTGGCGTTTGGTCCGGCGAATCTGCGTCTTCCGGAGGAGGAGGTTCGTGCGCGGGTTGCGGATGCGCTGTTTGCGGTGGGGCTGACGGGGTATGAGAGGCGGCCGCCGCATCATTTGTCGGGCGGGGAGCGGAAGCGTGTGGCGATTGCGGGGATTCTGGCGATGCGGCCTGAGATTCTGGTGGCGGATGAGCCGACGGCGTCGCTGGATCCGGCGACGGCGGTGGAGATTATGGATCTGCTGGATGAGCTGCATGAGGATGGGACGACGATTTTGTTGTCGACGCATGATGTGGAGCTTGCGTACCGGTGGGCGGATGAGGTGATTCTGCTGGGCGGGGGAGAGCTTTTGCATCAGGGGACGCCTGCGGCGGTGTTTACGGACCGGGATCTGATGCGGGGTGCGCGGCTGACGCCGCCGGTTCTGCTGGATTTGTATATGGAGCTGTTGCGCCGGGGTCTGGTTGCGGGGGCGGTGCCGCCGAAGGGGATTCCGGAGATGACGCAGCTGATTGCGGGGGCGGCTGAGGGCGGTGTGCGGAGTCTTGGGAGGGTGTTTCTGGCGGATACGGACGGGCTGACACGGGAGCGGTTTGCGGAGTTGTGCGCGGAGTGTCCGGGGCGGCGGACGGGTGCGATGGGGACGCGGGCGAAGCGGTTCTGTCATGATGCGGGGTATCTGCCGGATTATACGTACGGGGTGGTGGATAAGTGTTTGTTGTCGGCGATGACGGGGGAGGATACACTGATTCTGACCTGCGGGGGTATGCTGGACCGGGTGGAGCTGCGGGCGCGGGTGTTTGCGGAGGAGAGCGGGGTTGTGGTGCCAGTGGTGCGGGTGTAG